A genomic region of Eucalyptus grandis isolate ANBG69807.140 chromosome 5, ASM1654582v1, whole genome shotgun sequence contains the following coding sequences:
- the LOC120293192 gene encoding uncharacterized protein LOC120293192, whose translation MNFVKAALAGMLLALLIMYLTFGPIGSILLLILIGIIGVRYRDPDDELPQAGVDVEEPIAELSVPRVRHRQRSGSMPWPKPCAKPWPSPPTSATLEGDETPRLMLDGLLNILLDLLCLQERREESRILSNSSTWSSS comes from the exons ATGAATTTCGTTAAGGCGGCTTTGGCGGGGATGCTACTGGCATTATTGATTATGTATCTCACATTCGGTCCGATTGGGTCCATTTTGCTTCTGATTCTGATTGGAATTATTGGAGTTCGTTATCGAGATCCTGATGACGAGCTTCCGCAAGCTGGAGTTGACGTTGAAGAGCCCATTGCAGAGTTGTCTGTTCCTCGTGTACGTCATCGTCAGCGTTCAGGGTCCATGCCGTGGCCTAAGCCTTGTGCTAAGCCTTGGCCGAGTCCTCCGACTTCTGCGACTCTTGAGGGTGATGAGACTCCTCGGCTGATGCTGGATGGACTGCTGAATATTTTGCTCGACCTCCTGTGCCTGcaagaaaggagagaagaaagCCG CATTCTGAGTAACTCCTCAACCTGGAGTTCCTCCTGA
- the LOC104446404 gene encoding TMV resistance protein N-like, translated as MMRKLGVAHSEGRASEVRGEDIRVVGICGVPGVGKTTLAKVVFDKTHDLFDACSFLPGIDLKEFQLSRRMLIADLQMQKPAPLESSDEGIEEMANLCRNAKVLIVLDDVDEDEQIQELAGNLTWFGPGSRIIVTTRKREVLNAFEVGAVDGQTVEEYKLEPMRDDHALQLFREHAFKGAAPEGVSKYDSLSVDIVKAVGVLPSDIVDHASKLSCDMDIDVWKITLELLQKHPEDRPSIQSPFGIRA; from the coding sequence ATGATGAGAAAGCTTGGCGTTGCCCACAGCGAGGGACGAGCGAGCGAAGTGCGTGGAGAAGACATACGGGTGGTTGGAATATGCGGTGTGCCCGGTGTTGGAAAGACTACACTTGCAAAAGTTGTCTTTGACAAGACGCATGACTTATTTGATGCATGTAGCTTCCTTCCAGGTAttgatttgaaagaatttcaGTTATCACGACGTATGTTGATTGCTGACCTTCAAATGCAAAAACCTGCACCACTTGAATCTTCCGATGAAGGGATTGAAGAAATGGCAAATCTATGTCGTAATGCGAAGGTTCTCATTgtgcttgatgatgtggatgaggATGAACAAATTCAAGAGTTAGCTGGGAACCTTACTTGGTTTGGTCCTGGAAGTAGGATCATTGTGAcaacaaggaaaagagaggtTTTAAATGCTTTCGAAGTTGGAGCTGTTGATGGTCAGACAGTTGAGGAATACAAGCTTGAACCAATGAGAGATGACCATGCCCTTCAACTCTTTCGTGAGCATGCTTTTAAAGGGGCAGCTCCCGAAGGTGTTTCTAAGTATGATTCCTTGTCCGTAGACATTGTCAAAGCTGTAGGGGTGCTTCCTTCGGATATTGTGGATCATGCTTCAAAATTAAGCTGCGATATGGATATAGATGTATGGAAGATTACCTTGGAATTATTGCAAAAACACCCAGAAGATAGGCCCTCCATTCAAAGTCCATTTGGCATCAGAGCTTGA